In the genome of Anaerolineaceae bacterium oral taxon 439, the window CCGTTTTTATGGAAGCGCCTGTTCCGCGGTTCCGGTTGCGTAGCGGAGTACGGTCTCCTGCGTCAGGTCGGGGGTGTTTTCCAGGATTCCGGTAACTTTCCCTTCGTGCATGACGAGAATTCGATCGCTCATCCCCAAAATTTCCGGCATCTCCGACGAGACCATCAGGATCGATTTCCCTTCCTTCGCCAGCAGCGTCATCAGCCGGTAGATTTCGGCTTTCGCGCCGATGTCGATTCCGCGCGTTGGTTCGTCTAAAAAGAGGATTTCCGGCTGGGTCATCAGCCAGCGGGCCAGCAGGACTTTCTGCTGATTTCCGCCGCTCAGGTTTTCAATCGACGTATTCAGCGACGGCGTCTTGATCTGCATCTGGTCGACGAACCTGTCGCAGCCTTTATCGACTTCCTTCTGATCGATCAGTCCGAGGCGGTTCAGGAAGTCGTCGTAACTGGAAATTGCGACGTTGATATGGATCGGGAGCGGCCCGTATATTCCGTTCATCCGCCGGTCTTCGGTCAGGAAAGCCATCCGCTGCCCGATTGCGTCGCTTGGCTGCCTGATTTCTACTGGATTGCCGTGAATCCGGATTTCACCGGCGGCTTTTGAGCGGATGCCGAAAATCGTCTCGACGACCTCGGTCCGACCCGCGCCGACGAGGCCCGCGATCCCGAGAATTTCGCCGGACCGAAGCGTAAACGATACGTTCCTGAAGTATTTTTCATGGCTCAGCTCCTTGACTTCAAGAACAGGACCGCCGATCTCGGTTTTAATTTTCGGGTAAAGTTCGGATAATTCGCGTCCGATC includes:
- a CDS encoding D-xylose ABC transporter ATP-binding protein (with RbsBCD acts to import ribose into the cell; RbsA contains 2 ATP-binding domain), with protein sequence MNETPLLTMQNISKRFPGVNALKNVSLEIARGEVHALLGENGAGKSTLMKCLLGIYQIDDGEIIFDGERLDHTTTANALRKGISMIHQELSPVLHRPIMENIWLGREPLNRFGLVDHQKMANMSREVLRRIDFEIDPTVHMSELTVAKMQMVEIAKAISYDAKLIIMDEPSSALTEHEQEQLFRIINRLRDQGTSIIYISHRLNEILEIADRATVLRDGEYIGTRFVKDLTMDDMITMMIGRELSELYPKIKTEIGGPVLEVKELSHEKYFRNVSFTLRSGEILGIAGLVGAGRTEVVETIFGIRSKAAGEIRIHGNPVEIRQPSDAIGQRMAFLTEDRRMNGIYGPLPIHINVAISSYDDFLNRLGLIDQKEVDKGCDRFVDQMQIKTPSLNTSIENLSGGNQQKVLLARWLMTQPEILFLDEPTRGIDIGAKAEIYRLMTLLAKEGKSILMVSSEMPEILGMSDRILVMHEGKVTGILENTPDLTQETVLRYATGTAEQALP